One Aegilops tauschii subsp. strangulata cultivar AL8/78 chromosome 7, Aet v6.0, whole genome shotgun sequence genomic window carries:
- the LOC109734468 gene encoding disease resistance protein RGA4-like: MEAAAATAFACRIAPKLLAFLATNHKLRQNLEHDITYIRNEFALISAAIQQDDDHRWRSRPSRDHMQRAWVKIIRDLAHAVEDCIDRFMHRVTISGTSTWLRQAVHRVQTVTVRKEFAKAIREIKKISQESSKLRETYYSASIAAGTSSCSAASSSVASETTTQMAIDDTLSAGRSVGMDAPQDELLELIQQQQQQLKVISIVGFHGIGKTLLARRVYHRMENQYEARAWVSAAEQGVPTNVLKQILQQLGIPTNGGGNFNKLCAVLRLYLGSKRFFIVIDDMQTEFWHDIKDIFVGLSGRVLVTTAIQSVANACSSSAAHDHVYAMKTLADEHSRLLFFKEAFQDDNPPVNKEDQLGSEALKKCDGLPLALVTTARYLQSTGNPTRENWATLCHNLGVHLETKEMLARMKCALVHSYTSLVKHDVKTCLLYLGIYPTGRTVRRGNLIRKWCAEGFIQGDYMCNALDAAVANFRELVNRSIIQRTDASSKNIKDQVKTYRTHGMMLEFILHMSKCDNFITLLYDQLAPPPPPSKVCWLSLHDASARVANDLSLVRSLTVFGKAHESVLYFSKYELLRVLDLEECGNHLEDKHLREICNNLLLLRYLSLGAALTVTVLPKEIKKLQLLETLDVRRTRIEILPTQVMELPCLIHLFGKFKLQQGVGGRKMLKLQTWCSENSKLETVAGFVVDNNKSQGFAQLMEHMKHLTKVKIWCQQSTNNSMDPISSGSSSSSKYTHLSEAIKGFIKRSTDKKAHSLSLSFNDRWCQDLLVNLSLEKEQASSCYLSSLKVEGGNICSLPPFVTMLGGLTSLCLSSPHHQLSGDILAALSRVRCLAYLRLIASQLGKLVIVRGALGSLRRLCIVVEVMTELEVQEGALPLLESLQLLCKDLNGFCSIMIQSLGRIKEVTLHDGVNDETRQKWKEAAKNHPRRPKLLFVKTAEDVDMGSEPADNSESPTVPTNDTTLPVTAPHDAISTGQSVDGDDLQQDDDEKEDTDKIDMLVDFVSKTCLGTMMNKESFEQGMEGMVVGENRRKRARTVGEGNSMDKVFDRVKRKNPENIPGNLHIPTILNFLMFLLVTWLVKLGSRLEVIF, encoded by the exons ATGGAGGCTGCGGCAGCCACTGCTTTTGCCTGTAGGATTGCGCCAAAGCTGTTGGCATTCTTAGCTACAAATCACAAGCTTCGGCAGAACCTGGAGCACGACATCACCTACATCAGAAATGAGTTTGCGTTGATCTCTGCCGCCATTCAGCAAGATGACGACCACCGCTGGAGGAGCCGACCCAGCAGAGACCACATGCAGAGGGCCTGGGTCAAAATCATACGTGACCTGGCGCATGCCGTCGAGGACTGCATCGACCGCTTCATGCACCGGGTGACCATCTCCGGGacatcgacatggcttcgccaagcTGTTCACCGGGTGCAGACGGTGACAGTCCGTAAGGAGTTTGCCAAGGCAATCCGTGAGATCAAGAAGATATCACAGGAGTCATCCAAGCTGAGAGAAACTTATTACAGCGCCAGCATAGCTGCTGGCACCTCCTCTTGTTCAGCAGCGTCGTCGTCAGTGGCAAGTGAGACGACGACACAGATGGCGATAGATGACACTCTCTCAGCTGGCAGATCTGTTGGCATGGATGCGCCCCAGGATGAGCTTCTTGAGCTGAtccagcagcagcaacagcagctcAAGGTGATCTCCATTGTTGGTTTCCATGGCATAGGCAAGACTCTCCTTGCCAGGCGTGTGTACCACAGAATGGAGAACCAATACGAAGCTCGGGCTTGGGTCTCTGCAGCAGAGCAAGGGGTCCCAACAAATGTTCTCAAGCAGATACTCCAGCAACTTGGTATCCCCACCAATGGTGGAGGCAACTTCAACAAGCTCTGTGCAGTCCTCAGACTATACCTTGGAAGCAAGAG GTTCTTCATCGTCATCGATGACATGCAGACGGAATTTTGGCATGATATAAAAGATATCTTTGTGGGGCTGAGCGGTAGAGTTCTGGTGACGACGGCCATTCAGTCAGTAGCAAATGCCTGCAGCAGCTCAGCAGCTCATGATCATGTGTATGCAATGAAAACTCTTGCTGATGAACATTCAAGACTACTGTTTTTCAAGGAAGCTTTCCAAGACGACAATCCGCCAGTCAATAAGGAGGATCAGCTTGGCTCAGAAGCACTGAAGAAGTGTGATGGCTTACCCCTTGCTCTTGTCACCACAGCTCGGTACTTGCAAAGCACAGGTAATCCGACACGTGAAAACTGGGCAACATTATGCCACAACCTTGGAGTACATCTGGAAACAAAAGAGATGTTGGCAAGAATGAAGTGTGCGCTTGTCCATAGCTACACCAGCCTTGTTAAACATGATGTCAAGACATGCTTGCTCTACCTAGGTATCTACCCTACTGGTCGTACTGTCAGGAGAGGAAACTTAATAAGGAAATGGTGCGCCGAAGGGTTTATCCAAGGAGATTATATGTGTAATGCTCTGGATGCCGCTGTCGCCAATTTCAGAGAGCTGGTCAACCGGAGTATCATCCAGCGTACAGATGCCAGCAGCAAAAACATCAAAGATCAGGTGAAGACATACCGTACTCACGGCATGATGCTGGAGTTCATCCTGCACATGTCCAAGTGTGACAACTTCATTACCTTGTTATATGATCAGCTggctcccccacccccacccagTAAAGTCTGTTGGCTCTCCCTCCATGACGCAAGTGCCAGAGTAGCCAATGATCTATCTCTTGTCCGGTCTCTGACAGTCTTCGGCAAGGCACATGAATCCGTCTTGTATTTTTCCAAATATGAACTGCTGCGGGTATTGGATCTGGAAGAATGTGGTAACCACTTGGAGGACAAGCACCTTAGGGAGATATGCAACAACCTGTTGCTGCTTAGGTACCTAAGCCTCGGGGCCGCTCTTACAGTTACAGTGCTCCCCAAAGAGATAAAAAAGCTTCAACTTTTGGAGACGCTGGATGTGAGAAGAACCAGGATAGAGATTCTGCCCACACAAGTCATGGAGCTGCCATGCCTGATTCACCTATTTGGAAAGTTCAAACTCCAACAAGGTGTAGGTGGCCGGAAAATGCTTAAGCTACAAACTTGGTGCTCAGAGAATAGCAAATTGGAAACAGTGGCAGGATTTGTTGTGGACAACAACAAGAGCCAAGGATTTGCACAGCTCATGGAGCATATGAAGCACTTGACAAAGGTGAAAATATGGTGCCAGCAGTCCACTAATAATAGTATGGATCCCATttccagcggcagcagcagcagcagcaagtaCACTCATCTCTCAGAAGCCATCAAGGGGTTCATCAAAAGAAGCACCGATAAAAAAGCTCATTCACTGTCACTGAGTTTCAATGACAGATGGTGCCAAGACTTGCTCGTGAACTTATCCCTAGAAAAAGAACAAGCCTCCTCCTGCTATCTTAGCTCGCTCAAGGTAGAAGGGGGCAACATATGCAGCCTGCCTCCATTTGTTACCATGCTAGGTGGTCTCACTAGCCTGTGCCTTTCATCCCCTCATCATCAGCTGAGTGGGGATATTCTTGCTGCCCTGAGCAGAGTGCGCTGCTTGGCGTACCTAAGGCTGATTGCATCCCAACTGGGCAAACTTGTCATTGTAAGAGGTGCACTTGGAAGCCTGCGGCGACTATGCATCGTGGTTGAAGTCATGACTGAACTGGAAGTCCAAGAGGGAGCTCTGCCGCTCCTCGAGTCGCTCCAGCTGCTATGTAAGGATCTAAATGGCTTTTGCAGCATCATGATCCAGTCCCTGGGACGTATTAAGGAGGTCACCCTCCATGATGGAGTCAATGATGAAACAAGACAGAAGTGGAAGGAAGCAGCAAAAAACCACCCCAGACGCCCGAAGCTCTTGTTTGTTAAGACAGCAGAAGATGTTGATATGGGAAGTGAACCTGCAGACAATTCTGAGAGCCCTACGGTGCCAACCAATGATACGACATTACCAGTGACAGCGCCCCATGATGCCATTTCTACTGGACAGTCTG TTGATGGTGATGATCTGCAACAGGATGATGATGAGAAAGAAGATACAGATAAAATTGATATGCTAGTGGATTTTGTTAGCAAAACTTGTCTGGGCACTATGATGAACAAGGAAAGTTTTGAACAGGGGATGGAAGGAATGGTGGTGGGTGAGAATAGAAGAAAGAGGGCTAGGACTGTTGGTGAAGGCAACTCAATGGACAAGGTTTTTGATAGGGTGAAGCGCAAGAACCCGGAGAACATCCCAGGTAATTTACACATTCCAACTATCCTAAATTTTCTGATGTTTCTCTTGGTGACATGGCTAGTAAAATTGGGGTCACGTTTGGAAGTAATTTTCTAA